The following are from one region of the Paenibacillus sabinae T27 genome:
- a CDS encoding HAD family hydrolase — protein sequence MNHLELIEKIKRVKVVSFDIFDTLILRKIEKPIHVFELIENFCEKAKETHVEEFALKRQQAEKAARDNVWMKERRTEVTIDEIYQEFQQETNKPHSVCEALKDLELNFEKLLCTKNEYMYEVYNECLKLNKSIIITSDMYLTHSFIKGLLTENGYKDYSKIYLSSELKITKATGELYSYIIQDLKIKPDEILHIGDNYHADIEEAQKKGIVTHYYPKCLDQNKKLSVFQDENSIETNILKGLINNKLFSSRKGEASYDFWYYFGYENVGLIYLSFIQWLYANLKQNDIEAVFFLSRDGFIMKKVFELMGMNQEFSSKYLYASRRALNFASIKAIDEDSLNFLVSGTSRLKVKEFLQRIGLNEFEYRERITKVGFPNEDHIVDSGEDYAKLRDLYASLSEVIADKATKERELLIEYLRQEEFFDYKKIAIVDIGWHGSMQFSLEKMIEDVPDKPEIFGYYFGTYEQAQRYIDQGLKLQGYLCDLGQPDEYYKTIKLCVEVFEFIFGAPHGSVINFYRDQGYIKPTLESTDMDQEKNEKLIAVQNGALDFVKEIEPLVKESSLILDIKTAIRPLQKILSKPSIEEAVRLGDLVHAEGFGEIYVKRYVAKPSTRISLLFNPAKLVKEYRNSFWKAGYLKRLTALNNKES from the coding sequence ATGAATCATTTAGAGCTTATAGAAAAAATAAAACGAGTTAAAGTTGTGTCGTTCGATATCTTTGATACTTTGATTCTAAGGAAAATTGAAAAACCGATCCATGTTTTTGAATTAATTGAGAATTTTTGTGAAAAGGCCAAAGAGACCCATGTTGAAGAATTCGCTTTAAAAAGACAACAGGCTGAAAAAGCGGCTAGAGATAATGTTTGGATGAAGGAACGTCGTACCGAAGTCACTATTGATGAAATCTATCAAGAGTTTCAGCAAGAGACGAACAAACCTCATTCAGTTTGCGAGGCTCTAAAAGACTTGGAACTGAATTTTGAAAAGCTGTTATGCACTAAAAACGAATATATGTACGAAGTTTATAATGAGTGTTTGAAATTAAATAAATCTATTATTATTACTTCGGATATGTACCTTACACATTCCTTCATTAAAGGTTTGTTAACAGAAAACGGATATAAGGATTATAGTAAGATATATCTCTCCTCAGAGCTAAAAATCACCAAAGCTACAGGTGAGTTATATAGTTATATAATACAGGATTTGAAAATCAAACCTGATGAAATTCTGCATATTGGTGATAATTATCATGCTGATATCGAGGAAGCTCAAAAAAAGGGGATTGTTACACACTATTACCCTAAATGCTTGGATCAAAACAAAAAGTTAAGTGTATTTCAGGATGAAAATTCTATTGAAACCAATATATTAAAAGGGCTTATTAATAATAAATTGTTTTCAAGTCGAAAGGGTGAAGCAAGTTATGACTTTTGGTATTATTTTGGATACGAAAATGTCGGTCTTATATATTTGTCGTTCATCCAATGGCTCTATGCAAATTTGAAACAAAACGACATAGAAGCTGTATTCTTCCTTTCAAGAGATGGATTCATTATGAAAAAGGTTTTTGAATTGATGGGTATGAACCAAGAATTCTCTTCAAAATATCTTTACGCTTCCAGAAGAGCACTTAATTTTGCTTCGATAAAAGCAATTGATGAGGACTCTCTCAATTTCTTGGTCAGCGGAACAAGTAGATTGAAAGTAAAAGAGTTCCTCCAACGTATTGGATTGAATGAGTTTGAATACAGAGAGAGAATTACAAAAGTCGGCTTTCCAAATGAGGACCATATTGTTGATAGTGGAGAAGACTACGCAAAATTAAGAGACTTATATGCTTCCCTTAGTGAAGTTATAGCAGATAAGGCTACTAAGGAAAGAGAGTTGTTAATAGAATATCTTAGGCAAGAAGAGTTTTTTGATTATAAAAAGATTGCAATTGTTGATATAGGATGGCATGGTTCAATGCAATTTTCTCTTGAAAAGATGATCGAAGATGTACCTGATAAGCCAGAGATTTTTGGTTATTATTTTGGGACGTATGAGCAGGCTCAGCGATATATAGATCAGGGATTAAAATTGCAAGGTTACTTGTGCGACTTAGGCCAGCCTGATGAGTATTATAAAACAATTAAGTTGTGTGTTGAGGTATTCGAGTTTATTTTTGGAGCGCCTCATGGAAGTGTTATTAACTTTTATAGAGATCAAGGATATATCAAACCTACACTTGAGAGTACTGACATGGACCAGGAGAAAAATGAAAAGCTTATAGCAGTTCAAAATGGGGCGCTAGATTTTGTAAAAGAAATAGAACCACTGGTTAAAGAGTCTAGCCTCATTTTGGATATAAAAACAGCAATCCGCCCTTTACAGAAAATTTTATCTAAACCATCTATAGAAGAGGCTGTACGTCTCGGAGATCTCGTACATGCCGAGGGCTTTGGGGAAATTTATGTAAAACGTTATGTAGCCAAGCCTTCTACAAGAATTTCTTTGTTATTTAACCCTGCCAAATTGGTGAAAGAGTACAGGAACAGTTTTTGGAAAGCGGGGTATCTTAAGAGGTTGACAGCACTGAATAATAAGGAAAGCTAA
- a CDS encoding glycosyltransferase family 2 protein → MKFAKVAVITRTKNRNILLKRAIESVINQSFSDWVMVIVNDGGDKNKVEDLVSNYAEKKSGKIVVVHNEESKGMEAASNIGIRSVDSTYVVIHDDDDSWQPDFLNKTVACLENVSVKSIKGAVTYSTRYIETISGDKVHVKYTEPFNTWLDSITLYRMAAGNVFPPISFIFRREVLDEIGYFREDLPVLGDWDFHLRFLSKYDIFLIKECLANYHHRLEVRSGEYSNSVIGGYDKHIFYDTLLKNELLRKDLENNRVGLGFLVNIGKSFEVIHAQIGPIEVLANKVKSNEKLKRIAKFFLRTR, encoded by the coding sequence TTGAAATTCGCTAAAGTTGCAGTTATCACAAGAACTAAAAATCGAAACATCTTGCTGAAAAGAGCCATTGAAAGTGTCATTAATCAATCTTTTTCCGACTGGGTCATGGTGATTGTTAATGATGGAGGAGATAAAAACAAAGTTGAAGATTTGGTTTCTAATTATGCTGAAAAAAAATCAGGGAAAATAGTTGTTGTTCATAATGAGGAATCCAAAGGGATGGAAGCCGCTTCAAACATAGGCATTAGATCAGTTGATAGTACTTATGTGGTTATTCATGATGATGATGATTCATGGCAACCAGATTTCCTTAACAAAACAGTTGCGTGTTTGGAAAATGTATCAGTAAAAAGTATAAAAGGCGCTGTAACTTATAGTACGAGGTATATTGAGACAATATCTGGTGATAAAGTACATGTGAAATATACTGAGCCATTCAATACATGGCTTGATTCCATTACGTTGTATCGAATGGCAGCAGGAAATGTGTTTCCTCCCATTTCTTTTATTTTCCGAAGAGAAGTTTTGGATGAAATTGGATATTTTAGAGAGGATCTCCCTGTATTGGGAGATTGGGACTTTCACCTTCGATTCTTAAGCAAGTATGATATTTTTTTAATAAAAGAATGTTTGGCTAACTATCATCACCGTTTAGAAGTTCGTAGCGGAGAGTACTCAAATTCAGTCATCGGAGGTTACGACAAACACATCTTCTATGATACTTTATTGAAAAATGAACTTCTTAGAAAAGACTTGGAAAACAATAGAGTTGGGTTGGGATTTTTGGTTAATATCGGCAAAAGCTTCGAGGTGATCCATGCTCAAATTGGACCTATTGAAGTCTTAGCTAATAAAGTGAAAAGTAACGAAAAACTAAAAAGAATCGCTAAATTTTTCCTTAGAACACGTTAA
- a CDS encoding ABC transporter ATP-binding protein, protein MSSDLAIEVKSLEKVYRIYDKPQDRFNQFFFGKYKNFYTEFSALKDVSFNVRKGQTIAIIGKNGSGKSTVLQIIAGTLNATSGECKVNGKVAALLELGSGFNPEFSGVDNVFLYGSILGISREEMNEKFSSIKDFADIGDFINQPVKTYSSGMYARLAFSVAIHVDPQILIVDEALSVGDVFFQQKCNIYMKEKMKEATKILVTHDMSTVAKMADYVIVLEKGRIVYEGNPLKAIEFYIKSLHNEVFQYNSEASTSFKINHSEWNSVSEKDLSGAMNARIKSYNFKVNNEQYKGYITKGDLLEVSFLFETNRKMGQMIYGYLVNDKYGNSVFGENTLSSEIVIYEVDIGLHEVKFAVVWPEIREGTYTVTLGIGEGDHEFNHVIQCWAHNIISLNNVNPNITIHGLFNNKIIEVAARRVK, encoded by the coding sequence ATGTCCTCTGATTTAGCGATAGAAGTTAAAAGTTTAGAAAAAGTATATAGAATATACGATAAGCCACAAGATCGGTTCAATCAGTTCTTCTTTGGGAAATATAAGAATTTCTATACTGAATTCTCTGCTCTTAAGGATGTTTCCTTTAACGTAAGAAAGGGTCAAACCATTGCCATAATAGGGAAGAATGGTTCTGGGAAAAGTACGGTTCTACAAATCATTGCTGGTACTTTAAATGCAACATCTGGAGAGTGTAAGGTAAATGGAAAAGTAGCTGCCTTGCTAGAATTAGGTAGTGGATTTAATCCGGAATTTTCAGGTGTGGACAATGTATTCCTTTACGGATCTATACTTGGGATTTCTAGGGAAGAGATGAATGAGAAATTTTCAAGTATAAAAGATTTTGCAGATATCGGGGACTTTATAAACCAACCTGTAAAGACATACTCCAGCGGTATGTATGCGAGATTAGCGTTTTCTGTGGCAATCCATGTTGATCCTCAAATACTCATTGTAGATGAGGCACTAAGCGTAGGAGATGTTTTTTTTCAACAAAAATGTAATATCTATATGAAAGAAAAGATGAAAGAGGCAACCAAAATTTTGGTAACCCACGATATGAGCACAGTTGCAAAGATGGCTGATTATGTAATCGTATTGGAAAAAGGTCGAATCGTATATGAAGGTAATCCTTTAAAAGCAATTGAGTTTTATATTAAATCTCTTCACAATGAAGTATTTCAATATAACTCCGAGGCTTCAACATCATTTAAAATTAACCATAGCGAATGGAATTCTGTTTCTGAAAAGGACTTATCAGGAGCGATGAACGCCAGGATTAAGAGCTATAATTTTAAGGTCAATAACGAACAATATAAAGGATACATTACAAAAGGCGATTTATTAGAGGTTTCCTTCTTATTTGAAACTAATAGAAAAATGGGTCAAATGATTTATGGGTATTTGGTTAACGACAAATACGGTAATAGCGTATTTGGTGAGAACACACTTAGTTCCGAAATAGTTATATATGAAGTGGATATTGGATTGCATGAAGTGAAATTTGCTGTTGTTTGGCCTGAAATAAGGGAGGGGACTTATACGGTTACATTAGGAATAGGCGAAGGCGATCATGAATTTAATCATGTTATTCAGTGCTGGGCTCATAATATTATATCTCTTAATAATGTTAATCCCAATATAACAATCCATGGTCTTTTCAATAATAAAATAATTGAAGTGGCCGCTAGGAGAGTAAAATGA
- a CDS encoding ABC transporter permease has product MNKASNYNSLMYQLTKREILSRYKGSYFGLLWYIIQPLLMLGVYTFVFSTVFKSRWGVVQTSNLEYSLILFAGITTYNIFADVVNRAATLIINNQNYVKKVVFPLSILSPVTLLSSLFFNGISYLILILGVLFIKGTIYWTVLFLPLVLLPIFFLSLGLSWFISSLGVFFRDMNQIINVLFTALMFLSPVFYPVSSVPKQMQVLYHYNPISYVIEDVRNVVLWGRLPDFALMVKGILISLIILVLGYLCFKKTKGGFADVL; this is encoded by the coding sequence ATGAATAAAGCTTCGAATTATAATAGCTTGATGTACCAATTGACGAAAAGAGAAATACTAAGCAGATATAAAGGATCATATTTTGGTCTCCTCTGGTATATTATTCAGCCACTCTTAATGTTGGGTGTATATACATTTGTATTTAGTACTGTGTTTAAGTCACGCTGGGGAGTTGTACAAACAAGTAACTTAGAGTACTCGCTAATATTATTTGCTGGTATAACTACATACAATATATTTGCAGATGTTGTAAACCGAGCGGCTACTTTGATTATTAATAATCAAAATTACGTTAAAAAAGTAGTATTTCCTTTAAGCATACTTTCGCCTGTAACATTACTCTCATCTTTGTTTTTTAATGGAATCAGTTATTTGATTTTGATACTAGGGGTATTATTTATTAAGGGAACCATATATTGGACGGTATTATTTTTACCTTTAGTGCTGCTGCCTATTTTTTTTCTATCACTTGGTCTTTCTTGGTTTATAAGTTCTTTGGGCGTTTTTTTCAGGGATATGAATCAAATAATCAACGTACTATTTACCGCGCTTATGTTTTTAAGCCCGGTTTTCTACCCGGTTTCATCGGTTCCTAAACAAATGCAGGTATTGTATCACTATAATCCGATCAGTTATGTTATTGAAGATGTGCGAAATGTTGTTTTGTGGGGGAGGCTACCCGACTTTGCATTGATGGTTAAAGGGATTTTAATCTCATTAATTATTCTTGTTTTAGGCTATCTTTGCTTCAAAAAAACGAAAGGCGGATTTGCAGATGTCCTCTGA
- a CDS encoding O-antigen ligase family protein, with translation MANPVYGKKAAQSRNAEKIPESLWVLVIGFIVFLIWTPFQVGLFNGQQTDFEKPIYISALLGSLILIGWFGLYYKRFKLEDQRDLLAVAVLLLPLTYFLSLFVAVSHYMAMNMLLIQSMYAAFFIVSLYLLRQKQVNVIIQNAVLTVAYLIVWFGLFNWLGAWNVAGGLVGWFSNTVKNGKYLDAVMTDSNGLRLTSIFQYANTYAAFLMAFLFVAIFALIRSKKAYGTLINGFMLVPIIVSLLLTLSRGGLVMLPVVFVLLLLFQKPARQILWIIHLIIAGIASLAVTSPVTTIGQRLSAVPDASAAVKGWAYLLIASVVTAVLCWAVQRFVAPKLEGTLESWADRRFANLWLPIGATVLVAVAAFLLIGTSVRSILPDNIETRLENINFQQHSVLERFTFYKDALKVAKDHPILGAGGGGWAALYEQYQNNPYTSRQAHNFFLQYLIEVGILGFIVFMGFILFVFYKYIKGFIKQKDKDDYENGFFFLIITLSILLHSILDFNMSYAFMGLLVFIGLAGMAAVMDAKPLQVKWNASGLRLSYMALACIGAAAILFVSLRYIGSASAAADAKAIVQTSQSYEEIKAPLIKALKNRPSHPESVIILASMDNQVYSQNKNEQFAAESLAVLTRGLKDEPYNKQMLKQLIALYDLEGKSEEAYAVYRDNADKYNWDIEWYEPLISRSFDLGNQAYQQKDSAKEQQYFQTGLAAYEHVVAGVEHLKTLPPGQMQGRPFSVTPLIALSAGKMQLMSGKTADAAATLKQGLNDNYNDATNRETARFYLAALQKAGQQDQAVYDKLVQADAGEKAKIDEIVAAQY, from the coding sequence TTGGCTAATCCAGTATACGGTAAAAAGGCGGCTCAGTCGAGAAATGCCGAAAAAATACCCGAATCGCTGTGGGTGTTGGTAATTGGTTTTATTGTATTTTTGATTTGGACCCCGTTTCAAGTGGGATTATTTAATGGGCAGCAGACGGATTTTGAGAAACCGATTTATATCTCGGCATTGCTCGGGAGTCTGATACTCATCGGCTGGTTTGGCCTCTACTATAAGAGGTTTAAATTGGAGGACCAGCGGGATCTGCTGGCGGTAGCCGTGCTGCTGCTTCCTCTGACGTACTTCCTGTCGCTGTTTGTCGCTGTGTCGCACTATATGGCGATGAATATGCTGCTGATTCAGAGCATGTACGCCGCCTTCTTCATTGTAAGTCTCTACCTCCTTCGACAAAAACAAGTTAATGTTATCATACAAAACGCCGTATTGACAGTAGCATATCTGATTGTCTGGTTCGGCCTGTTCAACTGGCTCGGCGCATGGAATGTTGCCGGAGGTCTGGTCGGCTGGTTCTCGAATACGGTGAAAAACGGAAAATATCTGGACGCGGTGATGACCGACTCCAACGGCCTGCGTCTGACTTCGATTTTCCAGTATGCCAATACATATGCCGCGTTCCTGATGGCCTTTTTGTTCGTGGCGATTTTTGCGCTGATCCGCTCGAAAAAAGCCTACGGCACGCTGATCAACGGCTTCATGCTCGTTCCGATCATTGTGTCGCTGCTGCTGACGCTTTCGCGGGGCGGGCTTGTCATGCTGCCGGTGGTGTTCGTGCTCCTGCTGCTGTTCCAGAAGCCGGCACGGCAGATTTTGTGGATTATCCATCTGATTATCGCGGGAATCGCCTCGTTGGCGGTAACCAGTCCGGTCACCACCATCGGCCAACGTCTTAGCGCTGTACCCGACGCTTCGGCGGCTGTAAAAGGCTGGGCTTACCTGCTGATAGCCTCAGTCGTTACAGCAGTTCTGTGCTGGGCGGTGCAGCGTTTTGTCGCTCCTAAGCTGGAAGGGACTCTTGAGAGCTGGGCGGACCGCAGGTTCGCCAATCTGTGGCTGCCGATCGGTGCAACGGTGCTGGTGGCAGTGGCCGCCTTCCTGCTGATCGGGACGAGCGTCCGCAGCATTTTGCCGGACAATATTGAAACCCGTCTTGAAAACATCAACTTCCAGCAGCACAGCGTACTGGAGCGTTTCACCTTTTACAAGGATGCGCTCAAGGTAGCCAAGGATCATCCGATTCTCGGCGCTGGTGGCGGCGGTTGGGCCGCTCTCTATGAGCAGTATCAGAACAATCCGTACACGAGCCGACAGGCGCATAACTTCTTCCTGCAATATTTAATTGAAGTAGGTATTCTGGGCTTCATTGTATTTATGGGCTTTATCCTGTTTGTGTTCTACAAATATATCAAAGGATTTATCAAGCAAAAGGATAAGGATGATTACGAGAATGGATTCTTCTTCCTTATTATCACGCTCTCGATTCTGCTTCACAGTATTCTTGACTTTAATATGAGTTACGCCTTTATGGGCCTGCTTGTGTTCATCGGGCTAGCGGGGATGGCGGCCGTTATGGATGCTAAACCGCTCCAGGTAAAATGGAACGCTTCCGGCCTGCGCTTGAGCTATATGGCTTTGGCGTGTATTGGGGCGGCGGCCATTCTATTTGTATCGCTCCGCTATATTGGTTCCGCCAGTGCTGCTGCGGATGCCAAGGCGATTGTGCAGACAAGCCAGTCCTATGAAGAAATCAAGGCTCCGCTGATCAAGGCGCTTAAAAACCGTCCCAGTCATCCGGAATCTGTGATCATTCTCGCCTCGATGGACAACCAGGTTTACAGCCAGAACAAGAACGAACAATTTGCGGCGGAATCTCTCGCCGTGCTGACCCGCGGACTTAAGGATGAGCCGTACAATAAGCAGATGCTGAAGCAGTTAATTGCTTTGTATGATCTGGAAGGAAAATCCGAAGAAGCTTACGCTGTCTACCGGGATAACGCGGACAAGTATAACTGGGATATTGAGTGGTATGAACCGCTCATCAGCCGTTCGTTCGATCTTGGCAATCAAGCGTACCAGCAGAAGGACAGCGCCAAGGAACAGCAATACTTCCAAACCGGTTTAGCTGCTTATGAGCATGTGGTCGCGGGTGTCGAGCACCTTAAGACACTGCCGCCAGGACAGATGCAGGGCCGTCCGTTCTCGGTGACGCCTTTGATCGCTCTTAGCGCAGGAAAAATGCAGCTCATGTCGGGCAAAACGGCCGATGCCGCTGCCACCCTGAAACAGGGATTAAACGACAATTATAATGATGCGACTAATCGCGAGACTGCCCGCTTTTATCTGGCGGCTTTACAAAAGGCAGGACAGCAGGATCAAGCAGTTTATGACAAGCTGGTTCAAGCCGATGCCGGGGAAAAAGCAAAGATTGATGAAATTGTAGCAGCCCAGTATTAA
- a CDS encoding glycerol dehydrogenase: MGTLTRSILSPAKYIQGRGEIRHLPRYCADLGADKAYIIADSFVLSHYEKEITGGFQEGDVSCVLLPFAGECTMKEVERIALAAKDSEADVIIGIGGGKVLDVAKAVGFYSHLPLIVAPTVASTDAPCSALSVLYTEDGRLDKYLYLRSNPDRVVVDTELVAGAPVRLLVAGMGDALSTYYEARACRRSAESRGQDKSAIGAYALAQACRDTLLADGAQAKRDAENGILTEAVENIIEANIYLSGIGFESGGLAAAHAIHNAMTQLEETRPVLHGEKVAFGTIVQLVLEKAEPSEIAEALAFCQSVGLPTTLRQLNLDAADQSKLRLVAEASCAPQEPMSNMPFEVKLEDVLTALVEADRLGQSII, from the coding sequence GTGGGTACATTGACCAGAAGCATCCTGTCACCGGCCAAGTATATTCAAGGCAGGGGAGAAATCCGCCATCTTCCCCGTTATTGCGCCGATCTGGGCGCCGACAAAGCTTACATCATCGCAGATTCGTTCGTACTTTCGCATTACGAGAAGGAAATCACCGGGGGCTTTCAAGAAGGGGATGTATCCTGTGTTCTGCTTCCTTTTGCCGGAGAATGTACCATGAAGGAAGTGGAGCGGATCGCCCTAGCGGCCAAGGATTCAGAAGCGGATGTCATTATAGGGATTGGCGGAGGGAAGGTACTGGACGTAGCCAAAGCGGTCGGCTTCTACAGCCACCTGCCACTGATCGTCGCGCCAACCGTTGCTTCGACCGACGCGCCGTGCAGCGCTCTGTCCGTCCTCTATACGGAAGACGGCCGTCTGGATAAGTACTTGTATCTGCGAAGCAATCCGGACAGAGTTGTGGTCGATACGGAGCTTGTTGCAGGGGCGCCTGTCCGCCTGCTGGTCGCCGGCATGGGTGACGCGCTATCGACGTACTACGAGGCGCGGGCCTGCCGGCGATCTGCCGAAAGCCGTGGCCAGGATAAAAGCGCCATCGGCGCTTATGCCCTTGCGCAGGCCTGTCGGGATACGCTGCTGGCCGATGGGGCACAGGCGAAACGGGATGCGGAGAACGGCATCCTCACCGAAGCCGTGGAGAACATCATCGAAGCCAATATCTACCTCAGCGGCATTGGCTTCGAGAGCGGTGGGCTTGCCGCCGCCCATGCCATTCATAACGCCATGACGCAGCTGGAAGAGACACGCCCGGTTCTGCATGGAGAAAAAGTCGCCTTCGGAACGATTGTACAGCTTGTGCTGGAAAAGGCCGAGCCTTCCGAAATCGCAGAAGCCCTGGCCTTCTGCCAAAGCGTCGGCTTGCCGACCACCTTGCGGCAGTTGAATCTGGATGCGGCTGACCAATCGAAGCTGCGGCTTGTTGCCGAGGCGAGCTGTGCTCCTCAGGAGCCGATGAGCAATATGCCTTTTGAGGTGAAGCTAGAAGACGTCTTGACTGCCCTGGTGGAAGCCGATCGGTTGGGGCAGTCTATTATTTAG
- the galU gene encoding UTP--glucose-1-phosphate uridylyltransferase GalU gives MTKIRKAIIPAAGLGTRFLPATKAMPKEMLPIVDKPTIQYIVEEAVASGIEDIIIVTGKGKRAIEDHFDNSFELEFNLAEKQKWELLNSVRKSSEMADIHYIRQKEPKGLGHAIWCARKFIGNEPFAVLLGDDIVESDKPCLKQMIEVFDQYKSSIVGVQPVPWEEVSRYGVVDGTELAERVYKANRLVEKPKKEEAPSNLAILGRYILTPRIFDMLGEQQAGVGGEIQLTDAIARLSEVERILAFHFEGHRHDVGEKMGFIQTTIHYALQHEELREDLLVYLKGLIEQEASKTIS, from the coding sequence ATGACTAAAATTCGCAAAGCTATTATTCCGGCCGCCGGTCTCGGTACCCGCTTCCTGCCCGCCACCAAGGCGATGCCCAAGGAGATGCTGCCGATTGTGGACAAGCCCACCATCCAGTACATTGTGGAAGAGGCCGTCGCTTCCGGCATCGAAGATATCATTATCGTAACCGGCAAGGGCAAACGGGCAATCGAGGACCATTTCGACAATTCCTTCGAGCTGGAATTCAATCTGGCCGAGAAACAGAAATGGGAACTGCTGAATTCCGTCCGCAAATCGTCCGAAATGGCAGACATCCACTATATCCGGCAAAAAGAGCCCAAAGGTCTCGGACACGCCATCTGGTGCGCGCGTAAATTTATCGGCAACGAGCCTTTTGCCGTACTGCTGGGTGATGATATTGTCGAGTCGGACAAACCCTGCCTGAAGCAAATGATCGAGGTCTTTGACCAATATAAATCGTCCATCGTAGGCGTACAGCCGGTGCCGTGGGAAGAGGTTTCCCGTTACGGCGTTGTCGACGGAACAGAGCTGGCGGAGCGGGTGTACAAAGCGAACCGGCTTGTCGAGAAGCCGAAGAAAGAAGAGGCGCCTTCCAACCTGGCTATCCTTGGCCGGTACATTTTGACTCCGCGCATCTTTGATATGCTGGGTGAGCAGCAGGCGGGAGTAGGCGGCGAAATTCAGCTGACTGATGCCATTGCGCGTCTCAGCGAGGTGGAGCGCATTTTGGCCTTCCATTTTGAGGGACACCGGCATGACGTCGGCGAGAAGATGGGCTTTATCCAAACGACGATCCATTATGCGCTGCAGCATGAGGAACTCAGGGAAGATCTGCTTGTCTATCTTAAAGGTCTGATTGAACAAGAAGCTTCAAAGACCATATCGTAA